In Triticum urartu cultivar G1812 chromosome 6, Tu2.1, whole genome shotgun sequence, the following proteins share a genomic window:
- the LOC125514759 gene encoding F-box/LRR-repeat protein 14-like, whose product MEGLPEPLLGEIVKRITKTSDLNSLSLVSKQLSTIEAEHRVAIRVGCGLNPSTEALVSLFSRFPNLAKVEINYSGSKSSNVDQLNNQGLLVLSSHCSLLSDLALSFCSNIDDTGLGYLAECKKLRSLRLNHAPAVTSTGILRVAVGCRYLLVLHLVDCTAVDSGEWLEYLRRYGSLGELVVKDCDGISQYDLLKFGPGWLNLQKFEFEINGNYWVPGARDPSYVSGYPYSYDICCDNLKDLRLAHIITEPEIGLRFLLGKCKALETLYLEYVIGLNENEMIALFQRCSNLKTISLRLMPLRCEDGEFRTPLTDASLKALALSCPMLQVIELTFTFCDPIYPTEIGFTQEGIVTLIQSCPIRALVLNGASIFYDEGMKGLSSSQFLEKLELVDCRSITDAGMNLIIQAPRLSSLTLRKCKRVTDDGMAALARAQKLEWLTVISCRRISQEGAQRAAKSVHYSAEAESHDSLKGMIAKSRAGIRAESSKLGSTR is encoded by the coding sequence ATGGAGGGTCTCCCAGAGCCACTGCTTGGAGAGATCGTCAAGAGGATTACCAAGACAAGTGATCTTAATTCTCTTTCCCTCGTGTCGAAGCAGCTCTCCACCATCGAGGCGGAGCACAGGGTTGCTATCCGTGTTGGCTGTGGACTCAATCCTTCAACAGAAGCCTTGGTATCGCTGTTTTCCCGGTTCCCCAATTTGGCAAAAGTAGAGATCAATTACTCTGGGTCGAAGTCCAGTAACGTGGACCAGTTGAACAACCAAGGCCTACTTGTTTTATCATCTCACTGCTCCTTGCTGTCCGATCTTGCTTTAAGCTTCTGCTCAAACATCGATGACACTGGTCTAGGTTATCTAGCTGAGTGCAAAAAATTGAGGTCCCTCAGGCTGAACCATGCACCAGCAGTCACTTCTACTGGGATTCTTCGGGTGGCGGTTGGTTGCAGGTATCTTTTGGTTCTCCACCTTGTTGACTGTACAGCAGTAGACAGCGGGGAGTGGCTGGAGTACCTTAGGAGGTATGGATCACTGGGGGAACTTGTTGTAAAGGATTGCGATGGTATCAGCCAGTATGACCTCTTAAAGTTTGGCCCAGGATGGTTGAATCTCCAAAAGTTTGAGTTCGAGATTAATGGAAATTACTGGGTGCCAGGGGCCCGTGATCCCTCCTACGTGTCTGGCTACCCATATAGCTATGACATCTGCTGTGATAATCTGAAGGATCTTAGGCTGGCTCATATAATAACTGAGCCAGAAATTGGACTTCGTTTTCTCTTGGGGAAGTGCAAAGCATTGGAGACACTTTACCTGGAGTATGTTATTGGTCTAAATGAGAATGAGATGATTGCACTATTCCAGAGGTGCAGCAACCTTAAAACCATCTCACTTCGTCTCATGCCTCTGCGATGTGAAGATGGTGAGTTTAGGACGCCATTGACTGATGCTAGCCTTAAGGCTCTAGCTCTTAGCTGCCCTATGCTTCAGGTTATTGAGCTCACCTTCACATTTTGCGATCCCATTTATCCTACTGAAATAGGCTTCACACAAGAGGGTATTGTAACGCTCATCCAATCATGTCCGATTCGTGCTCTTGTTCTAAATGGTGCCAGCATTTTTTATGACGAGGGGATGAAGGGCCTCTCATCCTCACAGTTTCTGGAGAAGCTCGAGCTCGTGGATTGCAGGTCTATAACTGATGCTGGTATGAACTTGATTATACAGGCTCCTCGCTTGAGCAGTCTCACGCTCCGCAAATGTAAGAGAGTGACAGATGATGGAATGGCTGCCTTGGCACGTGCACAGAAGCTGGAGTGGCTGACCGTTATAAGCTGCCGCCGGATCTCTCAGGAAGGCGCGCAGAGAGCTGCCAAATCAGTTCATTACTCTGCGGAGGCTGAAAGCCATGACAGCCTAAAAGGAATGATCGCCAAAAGTAGGGCTGGAATTCGAGCCGAGTCGAGCAAGCTCGGCTCGACTCGCTAG